In Legionella lytica, one genomic interval encodes:
- a CDS encoding U-box domain-containing protein — protein MSDKDKYSLEAAQEAKVTHPEGAPTMLICPISGDFMKEPVITPEGKVYDKKFILTHLATKKEDPQTRNKLTPKDLKDFSELLTIISEFTRRKALYEEKKNDFIRKVRAIVNQKGELPERPSLFLCPLSNEFIKNPVITPKGKVYDRDSLANYLRKSHDIDETGQALSLNDVEKFDEFDQQLKLFHFRLEKQYQKTVEPKLSSSPFSFLGGIITTLFGNDLSSDDETLEESPTNKKSSK, from the coding sequence ATGTCAGACAAAGATAAGTATAGTCTAGAGGCAGCTCAAGAAGCTAAAGTGACTCACCCTGAAGGGGCACCGACCATGCTTATTTGCCCTATTAGTGGTGACTTCATGAAAGAGCCGGTGATTACTCCTGAGGGAAAAGTTTATGATAAGAAATTTATTCTTACTCATTTAGCAACAAAAAAAGAAGACCCACAAACGCGTAATAAATTAACACCTAAGGATCTCAAGGATTTTTCCGAATTATTAACGATTATTAGCGAGTTTACTCGACGAAAAGCCCTTTATGAGGAAAAGAAAAATGATTTTATTCGGAAAGTGAGAGCTATTGTAAATCAAAAAGGAGAACTTCCAGAAAGGCCTTCATTGTTTTTATGCCCGCTAAGTAATGAATTCATTAAAAACCCCGTTATTACGCCGAAAGGAAAAGTATACGATCGTGATTCTTTAGCCAATTATCTTCGTAAATCCCATGATATAGACGAAACAGGGCAAGCCCTATCTTTAAATGATGTTGAAAAATTTGACGAGTTTGACCAGCAATTAAAACTCTTTCATTTCCGTTTGGAAAAACAATATCAAAAAACAGTAGAACCCAAACTATCGAGTAGCCCCTTTAGTTTTCTCGGTGGTATTATTACAACCTTGTTTGGGAATGATCTTTCTTCAGATGACGAGACCTTGGAAGAGAGTCCTACTAATAAAAAAAGTAGCAAATAA
- a CDS encoding acetate/propionate family kinase, which produces MNKAILVLNAGSSSIKFALFTCADLKLLYQGKIGAIFDKPQFVAYSPQQGQIINEQVSFPGYESSLAHLFDWFSGLPHRFVLSAVGHRVVHGGNMFYEPCLINEKITTQIDSLTPLAPLHQPLNVTAIRSVSKLYPNLPQVACFDTSFHHTQEKLATLFAIPRELTAEGIVRYGFHGISYEYIASVLPKNIGSKAIVAHLGNGASLCAMHQGRSMATSMGFTALDGLMMGSRCGTIDPGVLLYLQQEKMYTAKEVNDLLYYKSGLLGVSGISSDMQDLELNPDPRAIEAVDLFSYRIAQEIGRLLPVLQGCDAIIFTAGIGENSAVVRKKVCEHLHWLGVRMDEEANLSNNSVISTLNSSVYVGVIPTNEEYMIAKHAMNCLLHCETDKK; this is translated from the coding sequence ATGAATAAGGCGATTTTAGTTCTTAATGCAGGCTCATCTAGTATTAAATTCGCCCTGTTTACTTGCGCTGATTTAAAATTACTTTATCAGGGTAAGATCGGGGCTATATTTGATAAGCCTCAATTTGTTGCTTATAGTCCACAACAAGGGCAAATTATCAATGAGCAGGTGTCCTTTCCTGGATATGAATCCTCATTAGCGCACTTATTTGATTGGTTTAGCGGCCTACCTCATCGCTTTGTTTTAAGTGCCGTAGGGCATCGTGTGGTGCATGGGGGAAACATGTTCTATGAGCCTTGTTTAATTAATGAAAAAATTACCACACAAATCGATTCGCTCACACCTTTGGCCCCTTTGCATCAGCCTCTTAATGTGACGGCAATTAGGAGTGTTAGTAAGCTGTATCCAAACTTGCCACAAGTTGCTTGTTTTGATACGAGTTTTCATCATACACAAGAAAAACTGGCAACTTTATTTGCTATTCCGCGCGAATTGACTGCAGAAGGAATTGTTCGTTATGGATTCCATGGGATTTCTTATGAATACATTGCTTCAGTATTACCCAAGAATATAGGTTCTAAAGCCATTGTGGCACACTTGGGCAATGGAGCGAGTCTTTGCGCGATGCATCAGGGTAGAAGCATGGCGACGTCTATGGGCTTTACTGCTTTAGATGGTTTGATGATGGGATCTCGTTGTGGAACCATTGATCCCGGAGTCCTGTTGTATTTACAGCAAGAAAAAATGTATACGGCTAAAGAGGTTAATGATCTTTTGTACTATAAGTCTGGCCTACTTGGTGTTTCTGGAATTAGTTCGGACATGCAAGATTTGGAGCTGAATCCTGATCCACGAGCTATTGAGGCGGTTGATTTATTTAGTTACCGTATAGCCCAGGAGATTGGTAGGTTACTTCCAGTACTACAGGGATGCGACGCGATTATTTTCACTGCGGGTATTGGTGAAAATTCAGCTGTAGTGAGAAAGAAAGTATGTGAGCATTTGCATTGGCTTGGTGTTCGTATGGACGAAGAAGCAAATCTTAGTAATAACTCCGTGATCAGTACTCTTAATAGCTCGGTCTATGTTGGGGTCATTCCTACGAATGAAGAATACATGATAGCCAAGCATGCAATGAACTGTCTTTTGCATTGTGAAACGGATAAAAAATAG